Genomic DNA from Deltaproteobacteria bacterium:
AAAGGGAAATCTGTTGATTACCTTGGACGACAGAGATCTGCGCGCGGAAGTCGGCCGGCTGGAATCTACTGCAAGACGCATCCAGATCGACTTGGATTACTGGAGATTGGAGGTTACCCGTAATGAAAAGCTGCTTCGAGGAAAGGCTATTTCACCTCAAAAGCAAGACGAGAGCAAACGCATGGTGGCCTCTTTGGAGGCGTCTTTACAGGCAAATGAATATGCTCTTGCCGCTGCACGTGCCAAGCTGGACTACACGCTGATCCGTGCCCCTTTTTCCGGTGCGATTCAGCGACTTGATACCGAAATCGGTGAACTGGCCGCACCCGGCAAGGTTCTTCTGGAGTTAGTGGTGACGAGCCCATTGAAGGCCGTATTTTCTGTACCCCAGAAGGATCTCGCAGAGATCAGAGAAGGGATGGAGGTTCGCTTGATCGTGCCTTCTCTGGATAAAACCATTACCAGCCGTATAGATCATATTTATCCGGCTTTGGACTCGGGCACCCGTAATGCCACTTTCGACGTCCGTCTCCCGGACCATTTGGAGAGGCTTCGACCCGGTATGACAGCAGATGCGATAGTGATAATGGCAAAGTTTGATCGGGCGCTTGTTTTGCCCCGCTCCGCTGTACGCATCCGCGAAGCCGACACGGGCGTTTATACGGTTGAAAAGAATGTTGCCCGTTGGCGGCCTGTCACCATTGGTCAAGCTGAGGGCAGGCAAGTAAGGATTGTTTCAGGTCTCAAAGGTGGTGAAACAGTGATCGTCACACCTGATCCACGACTTCAGGATGGCGGCCGAGTGCAGCCTCGCAACAACTGGAGGACTGCTCCATGAGTTGGCCGCGTTTCTCCATTCAGCACCGTTACACAATCTTCGCAGCCCTTATAGCTGTAGTTATATCGGGGGTGGCTGCCCGCCTTTCCATTCCGGTACGTCTCTTCCCTGATACCGACCCGCCGGTCGTGACAGTGATCACGCCCTACCCCGGTGTAGCCGCAGTGGATGTAGCCAAGAACCTGAGCAAGCCAATGGAAGAGGAGTTCGGCGGGATTGACGGCGTGGTGCGTGTAAGTTCGACCAGCCAGATGGGCCTATCGGTGGTGAAGGTCGAGTTCGGCTATCAACGGCGGGTCGAAGAAGCAGCCGTAGACGTACAAAACGCCATCAGCCGCATCCGCGATAGGTTGCCCGAGGGTATCCGTGAACCCCAGGTTATGCAGTTTTCCTCAGCGGACAAACCTATCCTTACAATCGCCATCACCAGCCCCTCTCTCCCACTCGTTAAAGTGAGGGAGTTGGCCGACAATCCCGTTCGTGACCGTTTGCAACTGGTCCCCGGTGTGGCGGCGGTAGATGTTTTCGGCGGGCACCGACGACAACTCGA
This window encodes:
- a CDS encoding efflux RND transporter periplasmic adaptor subunit, giving the protein MATDHKQDRKKMRIWQKLVAGVLLLALIGLVVFFGVHRIRERLKPTPPVPRPPLAVETLQVNPGPFTVTRRYTGSIVSTKRALISTRISARVKKVYYREGETVKKGNLLITLDDRDLRAEVGRLESTARRIQIDLDYWRLEVTRNEKLLRGKAISPQKQDESKRMVASLEASLQANEYALAAARAKLDYTLIRAPFSGAIQRLDTEIGELAAPGKVLLELVVTSPLKAVFSVPQKDLAEIREGMEVRLIVPSLDKTITSRIDHIYPALDSGTRNATFDVRLPDHLERLRPGMTADAIVIMAKFDRALVLPRSAVRIREADTGVYTVEKNVARWRPVTIGQAEGRQVRIVSGLKGGETVIVTPDPRLQDGGRVQPRNNWRTAP
- a CDS encoding efflux RND transporter permease subunit, giving the protein MSWPRFSIQHRYTIFAALIAVVISGVAARLSIPVRLFPDTDPPVVTVITPYPGVAAVDVAKNLSKPMEEEFGGIDGVVRVSSTSQMGLSVVKVEFGYQRRVEEAAVDVQNAISRIRDRLPEGIREPQVMQFSSADKPILTIAITSPSLPLVKVRELADNPVRDRLQLVPGVAAVDVFGGHRRQLEVAVHADKLRAFGVTMAQVASALEGWNLTESGGRVNVGALETIVRFDAPLSSPDEVAKTVLLRRGDRVVHLSDVADVSETVKEQRSAYHFNGKPAIAVQVFKRDDANTIKVASAVRETLSKIEQDFPHLQFAIADDDSQFTELVINNMTSSVLIAIILTIIVVFLFMAHLR